The Terriglobales bacterium genome has a window encoding:
- the mutM gene encoding bifunctional DNA-formamidopyrimidine glycosylase/DNA-(apurinic or apyrimidinic site) lyase → MPELPEVETVVRGLAQRVTGDIVESVWLSGKPQSLKSPAREIARTLERARIEKIHRQGKHIVFELSRQPSAVSHQKKHSQFIVHLGMTGSLVVAQPDLPVAKHTHAILKLGSGRELRFVDPRRFGRLSVHTDRRFEGVEPFDVGLEAFRSLFRRRKTPIKSALLNQKLLRGIGNIYADESLFRAGIRPRRRAASLTGDELQRLYRAIPEVLNEAIAAGGSSVSDYVDAAGEEGSFQLELQVYGREGESCLVCRTAIKRVVVAGRSTHYCPKCQK, encoded by the coding sequence GTGCCCGAACTGCCCGAAGTCGAAACCGTAGTGCGCGGGCTCGCCCAGCGGGTCACCGGCGACATCGTGGAGAGCGTCTGGCTGAGCGGGAAACCGCAGTCCTTGAAATCGCCCGCGCGGGAGATCGCGCGCACCCTGGAGCGGGCCCGCATCGAGAAAATCCATCGCCAGGGCAAGCACATCGTGTTTGAACTGAGCCGTCAGCCATCAGCCGTCAGCCATCAGAAGAAGCACTCACAGTTCATCGTGCACCTGGGCATGACGGGAAGCCTGGTCGTCGCCCAACCCGACCTGCCAGTCGCCAAGCACACTCATGCCATTCTCAAGCTTGGCTCCGGCCGCGAGCTGCGCTTTGTGGATCCACGACGCTTCGGACGCCTGTCGGTCCACACCGACAGGAGATTCGAGGGCGTTGAGCCGTTCGACGTTGGCTTGGAAGCCTTCCGTTCGCTCTTCCGCAGGCGCAAGACGCCGATCAAGAGCGCGCTGCTGAACCAGAAGCTGCTGCGCGGCATCGGCAACATCTACGCCGACGAATCGCTATTCCGCGCCGGCATCCGGCCGCGCCGCCGCGCCGCTTCGCTCACCGGCGATGAACTGCAACGCCTCTACCGGGCCATCCCGGAAGTGCTCAACGAAGCCATCGCCGCCGGCGGCTCTTCGGTCTCCGATTACGTGGACGCAGCGGGTGAGGAAGGATCCTTCCAGCTTGAGCTGCAGGTCTATGGGCGCGAAGGCGAATCCTGCCTGGTCTGCCGCACAGCTATCAAGCGGGTAGTCGTAGCGGGGCGCAGCACACATTACTGTCCGAAATGCCAGAAGTAG
- the scpB gene encoding SMC-Scp complex subunit ScpB has translation MKGQIEAIIYAAEEPVSIEQIAAALKDHAGVEAPASGEVKDPLAGLKAQVRNLVEELAQEYAASDRGMEIRQVAGGFRISTKPEYHDVVRSFAKSLKAPVRLSLQALETLAVIAYKQPVTVPEISEIRGVDCSGVIGTLLDRKLITTAGRKAVVGRPILYKTTKDFLLRFGLKDVSELPSVEEFEKLAAETIQADLFATPEPVPDATGVSESAESAPEAATTTSDENAG, from the coding sequence TTGAAGGGACAAATCGAGGCCATCATTTACGCCGCGGAAGAGCCGGTGTCGATCGAGCAGATCGCCGCCGCTCTCAAGGACCACGCCGGCGTCGAGGCGCCGGCGAGTGGTGAAGTCAAGGATCCACTGGCCGGGCTGAAGGCGCAGGTCCGCAACCTGGTCGAGGAACTCGCCCAGGAATATGCCGCCTCCGACCGGGGCATGGAGATCCGCCAGGTGGCGGGCGGATTCCGCATCTCCACCAAGCCCGAATATCACGATGTGGTGCGCTCCTTCGCCAAGTCGCTGAAGGCGCCGGTGCGCCTGTCGCTGCAGGCTCTGGAGACGCTGGCGGTCATCGCCTACAAGCAGCCGGTGACCGTGCCCGAGATCAGCGAGATCCGCGGGGTGGACTGCAGCGGCGTCATCGGCACCCTGCTCGACCGCAAGCTCATCACCACCGCCGGGCGCAAAGCGGTGGTCGGGCGGCCCATCCTCTACAAGACCACCAAGGATTTTCTGCTCCGCTTCGGCCTGAAGGACGTGTCCGAGCTCCCCAGCGTCGAAGAGTTCGAGAAGCTCGCTGCCGAAACCATCCAGGCGGACCTCTTCGCCACTCCGGAGCCGGTGCCGGACGCTACCGGAGTATCTGAATCGGCCGAGTCGGCGCCCGAAGCCGCCACGACGACCTCCGACGAAAACGCCGGGTAG
- a CDS encoding segregation/condensation protein A, giving the protein MPESRPNPGGTGVPPVRPVDTAGPQTKKDGTDFPYSVTVGAVYDGPLDLLLDLIRKQDIDIYDIPIARITAQYLAYVERLKELDVNLAAEFIFMAAVLIQIKSRMLLPRDPDAPADQQDDPRMDLVTRLLEHEKFKNAAQMLMQKQQLEEAVWSNPALKEFKDAEGAEPELAADVVDLVRTFQQILERAKERPVLQVDEETVTIAQMMDYIRRRLLMEDRPVRLKSLLQYTRSRNALVCAFLALLEMVRLQAILLRQDRIFGDVLVKKHTMFDAIMSDESAVRDDWR; this is encoded by the coding sequence ATGCCTGAGAGCCGTCCCAACCCAGGTGGCACGGGCGTGCCGCCCGTGCGCCCGGTCGACACCGCCGGGCCACAGACCAAGAAGGACGGCACCGATTTCCCCTACTCCGTCACCGTGGGGGCGGTGTACGACGGGCCTTTGGACCTGCTGCTCGACCTCATCCGCAAGCAGGACATCGACATCTACGACATCCCCATCGCCCGGATCACCGCGCAGTACCTGGCCTACGTGGAGCGGCTCAAGGAGCTGGATGTGAACCTGGCCGCGGAATTCATCTTCATGGCCGCGGTGCTCATCCAGATCAAGTCGCGCATGCTGCTGCCGCGCGACCCCGACGCCCCCGCCGACCAGCAGGACGACCCGCGCATGGACCTGGTCACCCGCCTGCTGGAGCACGAGAAGTTCAAGAACGCCGCCCAGATGCTGATGCAGAAACAGCAGCTGGAAGAAGCCGTCTGGTCGAATCCGGCGCTCAAGGAATTCAAGGACGCCGAGGGCGCCGAGCCCGAGCTGGCCGCCGACGTCGTGGACCTGGTGCGCACCTTCCAGCAGATCCTGGAACGCGCCAAGGAGCGCCCCGTGCTCCAGGTGGACGAGGAGACCGTCACCATCGCCCAGATGATGGATTACATCCGGCGGCGGCTGCTGATGGAGGACCGGCCGGTGCGCCTGAAATCGCTGCTGCAGTACACCCGTTCGCGCAACGCCCTGGTCTGCGCCTTCCTGGCCCTGCTGGAGATGGTGCGGCTGCAGGCCATCCTGCTGCGGCAGGACCGGATCTTCGGCGACGTTCTGGTGAAGAAACACACGATGTTCGACGCTATCATGTCCGACGAATCGGCCGTACGCGACGACTGGCGGTAA